DNA sequence from the Buchnera aphidicola str. Ua (Uroleucon ambrosiae) genome:
TAATTAATTTTTCGTAATTTTATCATATCTTATTATTCTTTCCAGAACAAAAAATTCATTTAGAGAATAAAATGAAAAAAACAGATGAACTACGTACAATACGAATTGATCCATTAATTACTCCATTTGAATTAGCAAAGCAATATGCTATTACTTCAGAAATTATGGATACTGTTATCGCAACAAGACAAAATATTGCTCGTATCATGACTGGAAAAGATTTACGATTACTTGTAGTAATAGGTCCATGTTCAGTTCATGATCCTGTCGCAGCAGTAGAATATGCTCATCGATTATATGAATTAAGATTGAAATATCAAGAACGTCTTGAAATTATAATGCGAACATATTTTGAAAAACCAAGAACAGTAGTTGGATGGAAAGGATTAATTTCAGATCCAGATTTAAACGGTAGTTTTAGAGTAAATCATGGATTAGCAATCGCTAGAAAATTATTATTAGACATTAATGCAATAGGAATGCCTGCTGCAACTGAATTTCTTGATATAGTTATAGGTCAATTTATTGCAGATTTGATTAGTTGGGGTGCGATTGGAGCCAGAACAACTGAAAGTCAGATTCACAGAGAAATGGCTTCTGCTCTTTCATGTCCAGTAGGTTTTAAAAATGGTACTGATGGTAACATACGAATTGCTATTGATGCGATTCGTGCAGCAAAAGTCCAACATTTATTTTTAGCACCTAATAAAAATGGGCAAATGACAATTAATCATACTAGTGGTAATCCATATGGTCATATAATTATGCGTGGTGGGCGTACTCCTAATTATCATTCTAATAATATTGATTTAGCAGTAAAAAATTTACGTGAATTTAATTTATCAGAATACTTAATGGTTGATTTTAGTCATGGTAATTGTTTAAAAGAGCATCTTCGTCAAAAAGATGTTTCTAAATCTATTTCTCATCAAATTTCTCATGGCTCCCAAGCGATATTTGGTGTTATGATTGAAAGCTTTTTAGAAGAGGGCTTTCAAAAAGTAGTAAAAAATCAACCATTAATATATGGAAAATCAATTACTGATGCTTGTTTAAATTGGAAAGATAGCACTTTAATAATTAAACAATTAGCCGATGCTGTAGATGCTCGTTTTTAGTTTATATGCTAGTCAAAAAATTTGACTAGCATATTAGTTCAATTTAAAACAATTTTATATATTTTATAATATGTGATTTTTATATTTTGTATGTAAAATATATATATTTACATAAATAACTATGTTTTTAAATTTATATATTTAATTATATTAAATAAACAATATTTTTAATTAAGGACCGAATAGAATGCCTGTAATAAGATTTAACGATGGAAGTCAACAGGTGTACGACAATGCTATTGCATTAATAGAGACGATTAAAAATAAAAATCCTAATATAATTAAGTCTCTTATTGCAATTTCTATAAATAACCATTTTTCCAATTTAAATTTTATAATAAAAAAAGATTCTATTATAAATTTAATAAGTAAAAAAGACGATAAAGCATTAGATATTATTCGGTATTCTTGTGCACAACTTTTAAGTTATGCTATAAAAAATATTTGGCCACATGGACACATTGCTGAAATTAATATTTCTAAAAATGGTTTTTATTGTGATATAGATGTAAAAGATTCCATTTTAATCAAGGATCTTGTAATTTTAGAAAATAAGATGAAACTGCTTATAAAAAAAGAATATGAAATTGTTAATAAGTTAGTTTCTTATTCTCAAGCGAAAAAAATATTTCAAGAATTTAATGAACCATATAAAATATTTTTTATGGATAACAAAATTAATCTCAATAAAAAAATTTCGTTATATTACCATGAAAATTATGTAGATTTTGATATTGGTATGCAAGTTTATAATATAAAATTTTGTAATAATTTTAAATTACAAAAAATAGGAGGTATTTATTGGAAAGGCAATAAAAAAAACAAGATGTTACAGCGTATTTATGGTACTGCTTGGTCTAATAAAACACAATTAGAAGAACATCTTAAATATTTGCATGAATTGGATAAAAGAGATCATAGAAAACTTGGAAAGTTTCTTGAATTGTATCATATGCAAGAAGAATCTCCAGGTATGATTTTTTGGCATGATAAAGGTTGGATTATTTTTAATGAACTACAAAATTTTGTTCGATCAAAATTAAAAGAATATCAATATCAAGAAGTTAAAACACCATTATTAATAGATAAGTTAATATGGGAAAAAAGCGGACATTGGGATAATTATAAAAATGCAATTTTTACCACATTATCGGAACATCGAGAATACTGTATTAAGCCGATGAATTGCCCTGGTCATCTTCAAATTTTTAATAATAAATTAAAATCTTATCGAGATTTACCTATTCGTATGGCAGAATTTGGTAGTTGTCATCGTAATGAACCTTCAGGTTCGTTACATGGTTTGATGCGTGTACGTAATTTTACTCAAGATGATGCACATATATTTTGCACTAGAGAGCAAGTACGTACTGAAATTAATGATTGTATTAAAATGATATATGATTTATATAGTATATTTAATTTTAAAAAAATATTAGTTAAATTATCTACACGTCCAAAAAAAAGCATTGGAACTGATATTTTATGGAATGCAGCAGAAAAAGATTTATCTGATATGCTGATCAAAAATCATTTATCATTTGAATATCAATCCGGAGAAGGCGCTTTTTATGGTCCTAAAATTGAATTTATTTTACAAGATTCTTTAAATAGAAATTGGCAATGTGGAACAATTCAACTTGATTTTTATTTACCATTACGTTTAAATTCATTTTATATTAATGAAAAAAATGAACGTCAAATACCTATTATGATTCATCGTGCAATATTAGGTTCAATAGAGCGTTTTATTGGTATATTAATTGAAGAATCTTCAGGAAATTTACCAACATGGCTTTCTCCAGTACAAGTAGTTATAATTAGTATTTCAAATGTTGATTGTAATTATATTAATAAATTAATTAAGCAATTGGCTAATATTAATATTCGTGTAGAATCAGATCTAAGAAATGAAAAAATAGGTTTTAAAATTCGAGAACATATATTACGTAGAATACCTTATATTATTATTTGTGGTGAAAAAGAAATTAGTGCTAAAAAAATATCTGTCCGTAATAGAAAAGGTGAGACTTTTAAAATGATTGATGTTGATTTATTTATTCAAAAGTTACAAAAAGAAATTTTGACTCGTAACTTTCATCAAATGGAGGAATAAAGTATTAAAGGTGGAAAAAGAATGCAATTAACACGTCCTAATCGAATTAATGGCGAAATAAGAGCTATTAAAGTTCGCCTTACAGGTGTAGATGGAAATCAAATTGGGATAGTTAACTTACGTGAAGCTTTAGAAAAATCTGAAGCATTAGGATTAGATTTAGTAGAAATTAGCCCAAATGCTGAACCTCCTGTTTGTCGTATTATGGATTATGGAAAGTTTCTTTATGAAAAAAGTAAATCTTCTAAAGAACAAAAAAAGAAACAAAAAGTAATTCACATAAAAGAAATAAAATTTCGTCCAGGAACTGATGAAGGTGATTATCAAGTTAAATTACGTAATTTAATACGATTTTTAGAATGCGGTGATAAAGTAAAAATTACCCTCCGATTTAGAGGTCGCGAAATGGCTCATCAAAAAATTGGTATAAACGTCTTAAATCGTATTACACATGATTTAATTGAATTAGCAATTGTAGAATCATTTCCATCAAAAATTGAAGGTCGTCAAATGATAATGATTTTAGCACCTAAGAAGAAATAGTGCTAATAAATTAATTATATTTTCTTTTTATAATTTTAACGAAATAATTTATGCCAAAAATTAAAACTTTAAAAAGTGCAGCTAAACGTTTTAAAAAAACTGCATCTGATAAATTTAAACGTAAACAAGCTAACTTACGTCATATTTTAACAAAAAAAACAACACATAAAAAACGTCATCTTCGTTCTAAAATTCTAGTATCTAAAGGAGATATAGATCGAGTTAAATCTTTTTTACCATATGCATAAAAAATTTATTTTGTTAAGATTTTGTGAATAGGAGAGCATAAATGGCTCGTGTTAAACGTGGTGTAATTGCTCATGCTCGCCACAAAAAAATCTTAAAGCAAGCAAAAGGTTATTATGGAGCTCGTTCGAGAATTTATAGAGTTGCATGTCAAGCAGTGACTAAAGCTGGTCAGTATGCGTATCGTGACAGACGACAAAAAAAAAGACAATTTCGTCAATTATGGATTTCACGTATTAATGCTGCTGTTCGTCAAAGTCAAATGTCTTATAGTAACTTCATGTTTGGGTTAAAGAAAGCTTCAATTAATATTGATCGAAAAATATTATCTGATATTGCTATATTTGATATTTTTTCATTTAATAAATTAGTCGAGAGAGCAAAAAAAGCTTTGTCGTAAATGTTGAATTTTAATATATTAAGAGGGGAATATAATCCCCCCTCCATTTCAATAAATTAATAATATTAAATACAATATTTTGACATTATATTTAAATGTTTAATTTTTTTTTATATAAAAAATAAGCTTCCTGTTTTTGGAAGCTTTTTATTAGCTATGTAATATTAATGTTTATTAAAAAATAAAAAGAAAACAAAATGTTAAATTTAAATCAATTATTTCAAAATATTAATATAGATGTCAAAAAAACAACAACAATAGAAGAATTAGATCAAATTAAAATTAAGTATTTAGGTAAGAAAGGCATTCTAACTAACTATATAAAAAATTTAAAAAATTTTTCTTTGAAAGATAAAAAAAAATATAGTGTTATTATAAATCATTCAAAAAAGGAAGTTATTAATAATATTAACAAACATAGTAAATATTTAATGACCATTAAATTAGAAAAAAGAATTAAACAAGAAAAAATTGATATTTCTTTACCTGGTCGTCGTTTTGAAAATGGTTGTTTGCATCCTATAACACAAACAATTAATTATATTAAAAATTTTTTTTTTAAATTAGGATTTCAATCAATTAACGGTCCTGAAATAGAAGATGAATATCATAATTTTGATGCTTTAAATATTCCTAAAAATCATCCTGCTCGTGATTGTCATGATACTTTTTGGTTTGATACTAATCGATTATTAAGAACTCAAACTTCAAATATGCAAATTCGTATTATGAAAGAAGAAAAACCACCAATGCGATTTATTTTTCCAGGTAAAGTATATCGAAATGATTATGATATTACACATACACCTATGTTTCATCAAATTGAAGGTTTAATAGTTGATAAAAATATTACTTTTTCCAATTTAAAATGGATTATATATAATTTTTTATATGATTTTTTTGGAAAGACAGTATCTATTAAATTTCGTCCATCTTATTTTCCCTTTACTGTACCTTCTGCAGAAGTAGATATTATTAAGAAAGATACTTTGCAATCATTAGAAATATTAGGTTGTGGGATGGTGCATCCTAATGTATTAAAAAATGTTAATATTGATTGGAATATATATTCTGCTTGCGCTTTTGGAATAGGTATAGAACGAATGACTATGTTACGTTATGAAATATGTGATATTCGATCTTTTTTTGAAAATGATATAAGATTTTTAAATCAATTTAAATACAATTAGTGAGATGAAATGAAATTTAGTGAAAAATGGTTGCGCGAATGGATCAATATTAAAATTGATAGTAATATATTATGTGAACAAATTTCTAGTTCTGGTATTGAAGTAGAATATATAAAAAAATTTAAACCAAGATTTACTGGTGTTGTTGTTGGGAAAATAGTTGAATGTATTGTGCATTCTGTATTTAATGATTATAAAATAGTTAAAGTAGATATAGGGAAAAAAAAATTATTAAATATTGTATGTAAAGCATTAAATTGTCGTCATGGTATAAAAGTGGCAGTAGCTACTGTTGGTGCTATTTTAAAAGATAATATTTTTGTTAAAAAAAAAATAATACAGAATCAATTATCAGAAGGTATGCTATGTTCTTTTTATGAATTAGGAATTTTTTTACAAGATAACAAAATTATTGAATTTCCTAAAGAAACATTGATAGGTATAAATGTTAACCATTGTTTATCATTAGAAGACAATATCATTAAAATTTCTACTACATCAAATCGGCCAGATGGATTAAGTATTTTAGGAATATCACGTAATATTGCCGCTATAAATAATTTCAAACAACCATATTTAAAAAATATATCGGCACCTATTCACGTTCAAAAAAAAATTAATATTAATATTGAAGCACAAAAAGCATGTACACATTTTTTAGGAAGAATTATACAAAATATTAATGTTAATGTAGATACTCCATTATGGATGAAAAAAAAATTATTTTTTTCTGATATGTTATCTGATAATGTTATCACTAATATTATAAACTATATATTAATTGAAATTGGACAACCTTTAAATATATTTAATGCAGATAATATAGATGATAACAAGCTTATTATTCGTATGGCTAAAAATGAAGAAAGTATTGTTTTAAAAAATAAAAGCAAAATAAAATTAAATGAAAACATATTAGTATTTGCTGATAAAAATAAAATATTATCTCTTCCTGGTAATATTCATTCTATTTTTTCTGAAATCAATCAAAAAACTAAAAATATATTTTTAAGTGTATCTTTAATTGATAAACAATTAATTTATTTTATTTTAAAGAAAATAGATGCTAATAAAATATTAGAGTATTA
Encoded proteins:
- a CDS encoding 3-deoxy-7-phosphoheptulonate synthase encodes the protein MKKTDELRTIRIDPLITPFELAKQYAITSEIMDTVIATRQNIARIMTGKDLRLLVVIGPCSVHDPVAAVEYAHRLYELRLKYQERLEIIMRTYFEKPRTVVGWKGLISDPDLNGSFRVNHGLAIARKLLLDINAIGMPAATEFLDIVIGQFIADLISWGAIGARTTESQIHREMASALSCPVGFKNGTDGNIRIAIDAIRAAKVQHLFLAPNKNGQMTINHTSGNPYGHIIMRGGRTPNYHSNNIDLAVKNLREFNLSEYLMVDFSHGNCLKEHLRQKDVSKSISHQISHGSQAIFGVMIESFLEEGFQKVVKNQPLIYGKSITDACLNWKDSTLIIKQLADAVDARF
- the thrS gene encoding threonine--tRNA ligase, yielding MPVIRFNDGSQQVYDNAIALIETIKNKNPNIIKSLIAISINNHFSNLNFIIKKDSIINLISKKDDKALDIIRYSCAQLLSYAIKNIWPHGHIAEINISKNGFYCDIDVKDSILIKDLVILENKMKLLIKKEYEIVNKLVSYSQAKKIFQEFNEPYKIFFMDNKINLNKKISLYYHENYVDFDIGMQVYNIKFCNNFKLQKIGGIYWKGNKKNKMLQRIYGTAWSNKTQLEEHLKYLHELDKRDHRKLGKFLELYHMQEESPGMIFWHDKGWIIFNELQNFVRSKLKEYQYQEVKTPLLIDKLIWEKSGHWDNYKNAIFTTLSEHREYCIKPMNCPGHLQIFNNKLKSYRDLPIRMAEFGSCHRNEPSGSLHGLMRVRNFTQDDAHIFCTREQVRTEINDCIKMIYDLYSIFNFKKILVKLSTRPKKSIGTDILWNAAEKDLSDMLIKNHLSFEYQSGEGAFYGPKIEFILQDSLNRNWQCGTIQLDFYLPLRLNSFYINEKNERQIPIMIHRAILGSIERFIGILIEESSGNLPTWLSPVQVVIISISNVDCNYINKLIKQLANINIRVESDLRNEKIGFKIREHILRRIPYIIICGEKEISAKKISVRNRKGETFKMIDVDLFIQKLQKEILTRNFHQMEE
- the infC gene encoding translation initiation factor IF-3, which produces MKGGKRMQLTRPNRINGEIRAIKVRLTGVDGNQIGIVNLREALEKSEALGLDLVEISPNAEPPVCRIMDYGKFLYEKSKSSKEQKKKQKVIHIKEIKFRPGTDEGDYQVKLRNLIRFLECGDKVKITLRFRGREMAHQKIGINVLNRITHDLIELAIVESFPSKIEGRQMIMILAPKKK
- the rpmI gene encoding 50S ribosomal protein L35 — its product is MPKIKTLKSAAKRFKKTASDKFKRKQANLRHILTKKTTHKKRHLRSKILVSKGDIDRVKSFLPYA
- the rplT gene encoding 50S ribosomal protein L20 encodes the protein MARVKRGVIAHARHKKILKQAKGYYGARSRIYRVACQAVTKAGQYAYRDRRQKKRQFRQLWISRINAAVRQSQMSYSNFMFGLKKASINIDRKILSDIAIFDIFSFNKLVERAKKALS
- the pheS gene encoding phenylalanine--tRNA ligase subunit alpha; the encoded protein is MLNLNQLFQNINIDVKKTTTIEELDQIKIKYLGKKGILTNYIKNLKNFSLKDKKKYSVIINHSKKEVINNINKHSKYLMTIKLEKRIKQEKIDISLPGRRFENGCLHPITQTINYIKNFFFKLGFQSINGPEIEDEYHNFDALNIPKNHPARDCHDTFWFDTNRLLRTQTSNMQIRIMKEEKPPMRFIFPGKVYRNDYDITHTPMFHQIEGLIVDKNITFSNLKWIIYNFLYDFFGKTVSIKFRPSYFPFTVPSAEVDIIKKDTLQSLEILGCGMVHPNVLKNVNIDWNIYSACAFGIGIERMTMLRYEICDIRSFFENDIRFLNQFKYN